A single window of Desulfovibrio sp. G11 DNA harbors:
- a CDS encoding TIGR03960 family B12-binding radical SAM protein, whose amino-acid sequence MRSLLPLLPKPSRYAGIEDNACRKDPSRVRLRVALAFPDTYDVGMSYLGQKILYNIVNSRPQWWAERVMAPEREAAEILRAHNTPLATLESDTPLAQMHCLSFSITHELCYTNVLYMLDLAGIPLRTANRPQDLTACPLIIAGGGALLSAEPLTPFIDIMVLGDGEESLPDVLQLLEKALDEDWPRERMLLEARHLPGIYVPSLFAARPEAPSAPPVPLVADYTRPVRRIVADINNTPYPARQVVPVGAVHNRLSLEIARGCTRGCRFCHAGMVYRPVRERSLATIQTLLDQCLSETGFDEISFLSLSTGDFSALKTLCFGVLDRCAREQIGLSLPSLRVGSIDDEIIERMADLRRTGCTLAPEAGSQRLRDVINKGITEEELLLHAQKLLEHGWRQVKLYFMIGLPTETDDDLSAITETCLKVRDAAGRGGPRLQVTAALSPFVPKPFTPFQWVPQISQEEIQRRVHLVRHQFKGQKFLKLRWHEPAMSHLEGILSRADRRMADVVEKAYRKGSIFTSWVENFDLAPWLEALEECGLSPAQCIAERVPGSPMPWDHLEAGISEEFLLREWQRALQEKITADCRYGACRQCGACDTKAGPSRMPHTPSPAPAGSCDAAPCEGTYEENVVAHLPSGQDAAAGQTAPLSDAHLHRNRLIFPQRDQRAHQANRDADGRLVCRPPASRPPKITLELTIKAAQYRVWHSKAEGSAYLSQLELQAVLERAMRRAALPLAFSQGFHPMPLMSFGRALPVGVESRAEWFALTLHKTLPVEEVAGRLNPLLPPGMEILRVEKVEDKNRRTEQALAEAFSLSLPTPEENRLAAQCFADFAALPEVFYTRDTKKGPRTADIRPMLSQWETRPTEKGTNAIETVTFVADWDSGYLSPLLFSLAVLQPMGTPETLRPKLKLMKTAQFFADAREYP is encoded by the coding sequence ATGCGTTCCCTTTTGCCCCTTTTGCCGAAGCCCAGCCGCTATGCGGGTATTGAAGACAATGCCTGCCGCAAGGATCCCAGCCGGGTGCGTCTGCGTGTAGCCCTGGCCTTTCCCGATACCTATGATGTCGGTATGTCCTATCTGGGGCAAAAAATTCTCTACAATATCGTCAACAGCCGCCCCCAGTGGTGGGCTGAAAGGGTCATGGCCCCCGAGCGCGAAGCCGCGGAAATCCTGCGCGCTCACAACACGCCGCTGGCAACGCTGGAGTCAGACACGCCCCTGGCGCAGATGCATTGCCTGAGCTTTTCCATAACGCACGAACTTTGCTATACCAATGTGCTTTACATGCTTGATCTTGCAGGCATTCCCCTGCGCACAGCCAACCGGCCGCAGGACCTGACGGCCTGCCCCCTGATTATTGCCGGGGGCGGAGCCTTGCTCAGCGCCGAACCTTTGACGCCCTTCATAGATATCATGGTTCTTGGTGATGGCGAAGAAAGCCTGCCCGATGTGCTGCAGCTGCTCGAAAAGGCCCTGGACGAAGACTGGCCCCGCGAACGGATGCTCCTTGAGGCACGCCATCTACCCGGCATTTATGTACCTTCGCTTTTTGCCGCCCGCCCGGAAGCCCCCTCTGCGCCCCCCGTCCCCCTGGTTGCGGACTATACCCGCCCGGTGCGTCGTATCGTGGCGGACATCAATAACACCCCTTATCCAGCCAGGCAGGTGGTCCCCGTGGGGGCCGTGCACAACAGGCTGTCGCTGGAAATCGCGCGCGGGTGTACCCGCGGCTGCCGCTTCTGCCATGCGGGCATGGTGTACCGTCCTGTTCGGGAGCGCTCACTTGCGACCATCCAGACGCTGCTGGACCAGTGCCTGAGTGAAACGGGCTTTGACGAAATTTCTTTTCTCTCTCTCAGCACCGGAGATTTTTCCGCGCTGAAAACCCTGTGCTTTGGCGTACTTGACCGCTGCGCCCGCGAACAGATCGGCCTTTCCCTGCCATCACTGCGCGTCGGCTCCATTGATGATGAAATCATCGAACGGATGGCCGACCTGCGCCGCACCGGCTGCACCCTCGCTCCGGAGGCAGGCAGCCAGCGCCTGCGTGATGTCATCAACAAGGGCATAACCGAAGAAGAACTGCTGCTGCACGCCCAGAAATTGCTTGAGCACGGCTGGCGGCAGGTAAAGCTCTACTTTATGATCGGCCTGCCCACAGAAACCGACGACGACCTTTCCGCCATCACCGAAACCTGCCTCAAAGTGCGCGATGCGGCCGGGCGCGGCGGCCCGCGGCTTCAGGTTACGGCAGCTCTTTCGCCCTTCGTGCCCAAGCCCTTTACGCCCTTTCAGTGGGTTCCCCAGATAAGCCAGGAGGAAATCCAGCGGCGCGTACATCTGGTACGGCACCAGTTCAAGGGACAAAAATTCCTCAAACTGCGCTGGCATGAGCCTGCCATGAGCCATCTTGAAGGCATCCTTTCCCGTGCGGACCGCCGCATGGCTGATGTTGTGGAAAAAGCCTACCGGAAAGGCTCCATCTTCACGAGCTGGGTGGAAAATTTTGATCTGGCGCCCTGGCTTGAAGCTTTGGAGGAATGTGGCCTCAGCCCTGCCCAATGCATCGCCGAGCGGGTGCCGGGCAGCCCCATGCCCTGGGACCACCTGGAAGCCGGTATTTCTGAAGAATTTCTATTGCGCGAGTGGCAGCGAGCCCTGCAGGAAAAAATTACCGCCGACTGCCGCTATGGCGCATGCCGCCAATGCGGAGCCTGCGACACAAAGGCGGGGCCATCGCGCATGCCGCACACACCTTCCCCCGCTCCTGCTGGTTCTTGCGATGCAGCCCCGTGCGAAGGCACGTATGAAGAAAATGTCGTTGCACACCTGCCTTCCGGGCAGGATGCCGCCGCCGGGCAGACAGCCCCCCTTTCTGACGCGCATCTGCACCGCAACAGGCTTATCTTTCCGCAGCGCGACCAGCGCGCCCATCAGGCAAACCGCGATGCCGACGGGCGCCTTGTATGCCGCCCCCCGGCCAGCCGTCCGCCCAAGATAACACTTGAGCTGACAATCAAGGCCGCCCAGTATCGTGTCTGGCACAGCAAGGCCGAAGGCAGCGCCTATCTGAGCCAGTTGGAGCTGCAGGCCGTTCTGGAGCGTGCCATGCGTCGGGCGGCATTGCCGCTTGCCTTTTCACAGGGTTTCCACCCCATGCCCCTCATGTCATTCGGCCGGGCCTTGCCTGTGGGCGTTGAAAGCCGGGCCGAATGGTTTGCCCTGACTCTGCACAAAACACTGCCTGTCGAAGAAGTGGCCGGGCGTCTGAACCCGCTGCTGCCCCCCGGCATGGAAATTCTTCGCGTTGAAAAGGTAGAAGACAAGAACCGCCGTACGGAACAGGCCCTTGCCGAGGCTTTCAGCCTGAGCCTGCCCACCCCCGAAGAAAACCGCCTTGCGGCTCAATGTTTTGCCGACTTTGCCGCCCTGCCCGAGGTGTTCTACACCAGAGACACAAAAAAAGGCCCACGCACGGCCGACATCAGGCCCATGCTGAGCCAATGGGAAACCCGGCCCACCGAGAAGGGCACAAATGCCATTGAGACCGTGACATTTGTGGCTGACTGGGATAGTGGTTATCTGTCGCCTCTACTGTTCAGCCTGGCAGTTTTACAGCCTATGGGAACACCAG
- the rnc gene encoding ribonuclease III — translation MHNFDASSEYTSSRALELVKKQLGHGFIRKDLLELALTHSSWANECGPGQEHNERQEFLGDAVLELCVSWELYRRFPSAREGELTKMRSSLVSAVSLAERARDMGLDRLLKLGRGEESQGGRKRDAVLSDALEAVLAAIYEDGGFAAAQEAVGRIFADQWPSRAGDGKASKDYKTRLQEASQQRFGQAPLYTRVGSHGPEHSKVFEVALRLPDGSEFSASGSSCKKAEQQAARIALETLGHTE, via the coding sequence ATGCATAATTTTGACGCTTCATCAGAATACACTTCGTCCAGGGCGCTTGAGCTAGTAAAAAAGCAGCTCGGGCATGGCTTTATTCGCAAAGACCTGCTGGAACTGGCCCTTACCCACAGCTCATGGGCCAATGAGTGCGGGCCGGGACAGGAACACAACGAGCGGCAGGAATTTCTTGGAGACGCCGTTCTTGAGCTTTGTGTCTCGTGGGAGCTTTACCGGCGTTTTCCCTCCGCTCGCGAAGGGGAGCTGACCAAGATGCGTTCCAGCCTTGTCAGCGCTGTAAGCCTTGCGGAAAGAGCGCGTGACATGGGTCTTGACAGGCTTTTGAAGTTGGGGCGGGGCGAGGAAAGTCAGGGGGGAAGAAAGCGGGACGCGGTGTTGAGTGACGCTCTTGAAGCAGTATTGGCTGCCATTTACGAAGACGGTGGTTTTGCCGCAGCGCAAGAGGCCGTAGGCCGCATATTCGCCGATCAGTGGCCCAGCCGCGCTGGGGACGGCAAGGCCTCTAAAGATTACAAGACCAGGCTGCAGGAAGCCTCGCAGCAGCGCTTCGGTCAGGCTCCGCTATATACGCGCGTGGGCAGTCATGGTCCCGAGCATTCAAAGGTTTTTGAAGTCGCCTTGCGGCTGCCCGACGGCAGCGAATTTTCGGCCAGCGGCAGCAGTTGTAAAAAAGCTGAACAGCAGGCAGCCCGTATTGCGCTGGAAACTCTTGGACACACGGAATAA
- a CDS encoding flagellin N-terminal helical domain-containing protein, with the protein MSLVINHNLMAANTARNLNAHYSQLSKSVQRLSTGLRVNSAADDAAGLAIRELQRADIATLQQGARNANDAISMIQTADGALGVIDEKLTRMKELAEQAATGTYDSTQRLMIESEYQAMASEITRIANATDFNGIHLLNGSLSSDTHNGSGMTSTGKLKVHFGTGNDSAEDYYYIKIGNSTASALGVGNQAIDDATGQLRDGGTVSTQQAAQRALDAITNAIVSKDKIRAHLGAMQNRLENTITNLNIQAENLQAAESRISDVDVATEMTQFVRNQILSQSAVAMLSQANSLPQMAMQLIGG; encoded by the coding sequence ATGTCTTTGGTTATTAACCACAACCTGATGGCCGCAAACACGGCCAGAAATTTGAATGCTCACTATTCACAACTGAGCAAGTCGGTACAGCGCCTTTCTACAGGCCTGCGCGTCAACAGCGCGGCGGACGACGCCGCCGGCCTGGCAATCCGCGAACTGCAGAGGGCCGACATCGCGACCCTGCAACAGGGCGCACGCAACGCCAACGACGCCATATCCATGATTCAGACCGCTGACGGTGCTCTGGGTGTTATTGACGAAAAGCTCACCCGCATGAAAGAGCTGGCGGAACAGGCCGCTACCGGCACGTATGATTCCACCCAGCGCCTCATGATCGAGTCCGAATATCAGGCTATGGCTTCGGAAATCACCCGTATAGCCAATGCCACGGACTTTAACGGCATTCACCTGCTCAACGGTTCCCTGTCCAGCGACACGCACAACGGCAGTGGTATGACGTCTACAGGCAAGCTCAAGGTCCACTTCGGCACAGGCAACGACTCCGCCGAAGACTATTACTACATCAAAATCGGCAACAGCACTGCCTCTGCCCTCGGCGTAGGCAATCAGGCCATTGACGATGCGACAGGCCAACTGCGTGACGGCGGAACAGTTTCTACCCAGCAGGCCGCGCAGCGCGCCCTGGACGCCATCACCAACGCCATTGTTTCCAAAGACAAGATACGCGCTCACCTGGGCGCCATGCAAAACCGCCTGGAAAACACCATTACCAACCTGAATATTCAGGCGGAAAATCTGCAGGCAGCCGAATCGCGCATTTCCGACGTGGACGTAGCCACGGAAATGACGCAGTTTGTGCGCAACCAGATTCTGAGCCAGTCTGCGGTAGCCATGCTCTCGCAGGCCAACTCGCTGCCCCAGATGGCCATGCAGCTTATCGGCGGCTAG
- a CDS encoding ABC transporter ATP-binding protein, protein MKHVTKPACPPNSPYILEVRDLCLKTAGTEASRLVDHVSLSIRAGETLALMGSSGSGKSLTAMAVMDLLPPGVQQEKGSIRIAGGAPALIMQNPGDCFDHLFTVRHTFRETFRDTGCVPRRREEAAMRRRLREVGFANPGSILPRHPFELSGGMLHRLMIALALARKSPLIIADEPISSLDLPGKARILRLLKNLQARHSFALLYIDHDLTTATCMADNIAVMQDGRIVEQAPARELLRRPGHDHTKELLYAFHASRIRPAVEKQAIATPRTTKHVDPNRPVLLECRNLKKTYGACRWRRQPGQEVLRDVSLRLHRGESLAIMGRNGAGKSTLFRLLLGLEKPDNGNILIMGKDIGSPEARKNNWRRHVQTVFQDSRGAVNPRMTIGQIIEEPLLAHGLASGADRKKRVAELLSLVELPQSCAHRYPGQLSGGQLQRVCIARALAPKPDILLLDEALTDLDAVVRAQLQDLLENLKNSLGLSLLYVSHDMGSVFRLCDRVVVLSEGCLVDEFRPCQHLDAGRHESFTHLLRAAAELAEGHQQAV, encoded by the coding sequence ATGAAACATGTGACAAAACCGGCCTGCCCGCCGAACTCCCCATACATTCTTGAGGTTCGCGACCTTTGCCTGAAAACCGCCGGAACAGAAGCATCAAGGCTTGTGGACCATGTTTCCCTGAGCATTCGCGCAGGGGAAACACTGGCCCTTATGGGGTCCAGCGGATCCGGCAAATCTCTCACCGCCATGGCTGTCATGGACCTGCTGCCGCCCGGTGTGCAACAGGAAAAAGGAAGTATCCGCATTGCCGGGGGCGCTCCCGCGCTGATCATGCAGAACCCCGGTGACTGCTTCGACCACCTTTTCACCGTACGGCATACTTTTCGCGAAACATTCAGAGACACTGGCTGCGTACCGCGCAGGCGCGAAGAAGCCGCCATGCGACGGCGCTTGCGCGAAGTGGGCTTTGCCAATCCCGGTTCCATACTGCCCCGACACCCTTTTGAACTGAGCGGCGGCATGCTCCACCGGCTTATGATAGCCTTGGCGCTGGCCCGAAAAAGCCCGCTGATTATTGCAGACGAGCCAATCTCGAGCCTTGACCTGCCCGGCAAGGCGCGCATTCTTCGCCTGCTGAAAAACCTGCAGGCCCGCCACAGTTTTGCCCTGCTCTATATTGATCATGACCTCACCACCGCCACCTGCATGGCCGACAACATTGCTGTCATGCAGGACGGACGCATCGTGGAGCAGGCACCGGCCCGTGAACTGCTGCGCCGTCCGGGCCATGACCATACCAAAGAACTGCTGTATGCCTTTCACGCATCCAGGATTCGCCCTGCTGTTGAAAAACAGGCCATCGCAACGCCCCGCACAACAAAGCATGTCGATCCCAACCGACCGGTACTGCTGGAGTGTCGCAACCTGAAAAAAACTTATGGCGCATGCCGCTGGCGGCGTCAGCCCGGTCAGGAAGTTTTACGGGATGTAAGCCTGCGCCTGCACCGTGGGGAAAGTCTTGCCATCATGGGCCGCAACGGCGCGGGCAAAAGTACGCTTTTCCGCCTGTTGCTGGGACTGGAAAAACCCGATAACGGCAATATCCTGATTATGGGCAAAGACATCGGCTCGCCGGAAGCCCGCAAAAATAACTGGCGCAGACATGTGCAAACGGTCTTTCAGGATTCGCGGGGCGCGGTGAATCCACGCATGACGATCGGGCAGATCATTGAAGAGCCTCTGCTGGCCCACGGGCTGGCGTCAGGAGCAGACCGCAAAAAACGTGTGGCGGAGCTGCTTTCGCTGGTGGAACTGCCCCAGTCCTGTGCGCATAGATACCCGGGGCAGTTGAGCGGCGGGCAGTTGCAACGGGTCTGCATCGCTCGTGCCCTGGCCCCAAAACCGGACATTCTGCTTCTTGATGAAGCGCTGACCGACCTGGACGCCGTAGTACGCGCGCAATTGCAGGACCTGCTGGAAAACCTGAAAAACAGTCTGGGACTGTCGCTACTTTATGTATCGCACGATATGGGTTCTGTTTTTCGCCTCTGCGACCGGGTGGTAGTATTGAGCGAGGGCTGTCTGGTGGATGAGTTCCGCCCCTGCCAGCATCTTGATGCGGGCAGGCATGAATCTTTTACGCATCTGCTCCGCGCCGCCGCCGAACTGGCAGAAGGCCATCAGCAGGCGGTCTGA
- the nikC gene encoding nickel ABC transporter permease subunit NikC, with product MNKKTLVALLILLPLMACALLGPWLAPHDPEAVELAKKFLPPGADHLLGTDHLGRDILSRLMVGARYSLSTVLYIIACIVAASLALGSVAGYLGGRADSAIMRVCDAMMTFPTIVLALFLIGILGAGLTNLVIAIAITHVAWYTRLVRSHVLSLKSRGHILAAQAMGLSRTRIVIRHFLPAIIVQVLVLATLDVGHMLLHVAGLSFLGLGIQPPTPEWGLMISEARNYIRSQPMLMFYPGMMIFMATAACNLMGDALRDRLDPALRAAGA from the coding sequence ATGAACAAAAAAACGCTCGTAGCCCTTCTTATTCTGCTGCCGCTGATGGCCTGCGCCCTGCTGGGTCCCTGGCTGGCACCCCACGACCCCGAAGCCGTGGAGCTGGCAAAAAAATTTCTGCCTCCCGGTGCGGACCATCTGCTGGGCACAGACCACCTGGGGCGCGACATTCTCTCCCGCCTCATGGTGGGGGCCCGCTACTCCCTGTCCACAGTGCTGTACATCATCGCCTGTATCGTGGCGGCAAGCCTCGCCCTTGGCTCCGTGGCAGGCTATCTCGGCGGCAGGGCAGATTCCGCCATCATGCGCGTCTGCGATGCCATGATGACCTTTCCAACCATAGTATTGGCGCTTTTTCTTATCGGTATTCTCGGGGCCGGGCTGACAAACCTTGTCATCGCCATCGCTATAACCCATGTGGCATGGTACACACGGCTCGTGCGCAGTCATGTACTGAGCCTGAAAAGCCGGGGGCATATCCTGGCAGCGCAGGCCATGGGTCTGAGCCGCACGCGCATTGTCATTCGCCATTTCCTGCCCGCGATTATTGTGCAGGTTCTGGTACTTGCAACGCTGGATGTGGGCCATATGCTTCTGCATGTGGCCGGGCTTTCCTTTTTGGGGCTGGGCATACAGCCCCCCACACCGGAGTGGGGACTCATGATCTCCGAAGCCCGCAACTACATACGCTCACAACCCATGCTCATGTTCTATCCCGGCATGATGATCTTCATGGCTACTGCCGCCTGCAACCTTATGGGCGATGCGCTGCGGGACCGCCTGGACCCTGCCCTGCGCGCCGCGGGGGCCTGA
- the nikB gene encoding nickel ABC transporter permease subunit NikB: protein MIRFLCRRLLVLSPLLLGVSVFVFAVLRHGKTDPAMAYLRLSGLPPTESLLATTRESLGLNQPLWKQYLDWLSSALQGDLGLSYVTGNPALNEILYYLPATIELTMWAMAATIFISVPLGIAAALYKDRWPDHLTRIFAFSAVSMPSFWLGFLLVLLFSRHLDILPAMGRGGPEFLILPVFTLSFMSMGINIRLVRASMLEHMHSRSVIYARSRGLKKWRIIGQHVLRNAFIPVLTSMSMHFGELLGGAVIVENIFNWPGVGRYVVSAIYNHDYPVIQTFTLVTTLIFVFVNLLTDVLYARIDPRIRLGEGR from the coding sequence ATGATACGCTTTTTGTGCCGCCGCCTTCTTGTCCTGTCCCCTCTGCTGCTGGGAGTTTCTGTTTTTGTTTTTGCCGTCCTGCGCCACGGTAAAACAGATCCGGCAATGGCATATCTGCGTTTGTCCGGTCTGCCGCCCACTGAAAGCCTGCTGGCGACCACCCGCGAAAGCCTGGGCCTGAACCAGCCGCTCTGGAAGCAGTATCTGGACTGGCTGAGCTCGGCCCTGCAAGGCGACCTGGGCCTGTCCTATGTCACAGGCAATCCGGCCCTCAACGAAATCCTGTATTATCTTCCCGCTACCATTGAACTGACCATGTGGGCTATGGCCGCCACAATTTTCATCAGCGTTCCCCTTGGTATCGCGGCTGCTCTGTACAAAGACCGCTGGCCGGATCATCTTACCCGTATTTTTGCGTTCAGTGCCGTATCCATGCCCTCATTCTGGCTGGGTTTTCTACTGGTGCTCCTTTTTTCGCGCCATCTTGACATTCTGCCAGCCATGGGCCGGGGCGGCCCGGAATTTCTGATTTTGCCCGTGTTCACGCTTTCTTTCATGTCTATGGGGATCAACATACGCCTGGTGCGAGCCAGCATGCTGGAACACATGCATAGCCGCAGCGTCATCTATGCCCGCTCAAGAGGTTTGAAAAAATGGCGCATCATAGGCCAGCATGTGCTGCGCAATGCTTTTATTCCCGTCCTGACATCCATGAGCATGCACTTCGGCGAACTGCTCGGCGGGGCTGTGATTGTTGAAAACATTTTCAACTGGCCCGGTGTTGGCCGTTATGTGGTTTCTGCCATCTACAATCACGACTACCCCGTGATCCAGACGTTTACACTGGTAACCACCCTTATTTTTGTGTTTGTCAACCTGCTTACTGATGTACTTTACGCGCGCATCGACCCGCGCATCCGCCTTGGAGAAGGACGATGA
- the nikA gene encoding nickel ABC transporter substrate-binding protein, with translation MNRIFKAFPLSFRHACGCFLALFFLLFSLLPASAANGWDKDTLVYAWSSNVGPLNPHAYGANKMFAQALIYEPLVQYAEGGKIVPWLAESWTISPDGKVYTFNLRKDVKFSDGTPFTADAVVKNFDAVHMNIKRHDWLATADLIDSYKAVGPHTFELVLKQPYAAALQELSLVRPLRFLSPAAMPEDGNTAQSIKAPVGTGPWVLAESRKGEFDRFVRNDNYWGEKPQMRQLVVKVIPDAETRAVALESGEVDLIATAIADHGSAGVNPDAYAALSKDPAYATRESSPRNTRLLAMNTALFPTNELAVRQAIVRAIDRPSIIKGVLLGQEAPAEELLAKDIPFCDVALKPYPHSLEEAAAILDKAGWKLKSGEKFRTRDGKTLRLELKFIANESIMRSIAEVVQNNLARIGVDVKLMGEEPNAFGASQTDGAFNMIFCESNGAPYDPFSYVAAMRVAGHADYQAQRGLPQKKELDAAITKALATTDTKELQNLFTSILTMLHEEAVYVPVSRTIDKALFKKKNIKDFAFSPVSYELPLARISRP, from the coding sequence ATGAACAGAATTTTCAAGGCGTTTCCCCTATCGTTCCGTCATGCCTGCGGCTGTTTTCTGGCTCTGTTTTTCCTTCTGTTTTCACTCCTCCCCGCATCTGCTGCCAATGGATGGGACAAAGACACGCTGGTGTACGCCTGGAGCAGCAATGTGGGTCCCCTTAACCCACACGCCTACGGCGCCAACAAGATGTTCGCCCAGGCCCTCATATATGAGCCGCTGGTGCAATATGCCGAAGGCGGCAAGATCGTCCCCTGGCTGGCCGAAAGCTGGACAATCTCGCCCGATGGCAAGGTCTACACTTTCAATCTGCGCAAAGATGTAAAATTTTCAGACGGCACTCCCTTTACAGCCGATGCAGTGGTAAAAAACTTCGATGCCGTCCACATGAACATCAAGCGTCATGACTGGCTGGCCACGGCTGACCTTATCGATTCATACAAGGCTGTCGGGCCTCATACCTTTGAACTGGTACTCAAGCAGCCGTATGCTGCAGCGCTTCAGGAACTGAGCCTGGTGCGCCCCCTGCGCTTTCTCTCCCCCGCGGCCATGCCCGAAGACGGCAATACCGCCCAAAGCATAAAAGCACCTGTGGGAACTGGTCCCTGGGTTCTGGCCGAAAGCCGCAAAGGCGAATTTGACCGCTTTGTGCGCAACGATAATTACTGGGGCGAAAAACCGCAGATGCGCCAGCTTGTGGTCAAGGTGATTCCTGATGCAGAAACCCGGGCTGTCGCGCTTGAAAGCGGTGAGGTGGACCTTATAGCCACTGCCATTGCCGACCACGGCTCGGCCGGAGTAAATCCGGATGCTTACGCCGCCCTGTCCAAGGATCCGGCCTACGCCACCCGCGAATCTTCTCCGCGCAATACCCGTCTGCTGGCTATGAATACCGCCCTGTTCCCGACCAATGAGCTTGCTGTGCGTCAGGCCATTGTGCGCGCCATTGATCGTCCTTCTATAATAAAGGGTGTGCTGCTCGGCCAGGAAGCTCCGGCCGAAGAACTGCTGGCTAAGGACATTCCCTTCTGTGATGTCGCGCTGAAGCCTTATCCCCATTCTCTTGAAGAGGCCGCCGCCATTCTGGACAAGGCTGGCTGGAAGCTTAAATCCGGCGAAAAATTCCGGACCAGAGATGGCAAAACCCTGCGCCTTGAACTTAAGTTCATTGCCAACGAAAGCATCATGCGCTCCATTGCCGAAGTGGTGCAAAACAACCTGGCCCGCATCGGCGTGGATGTTAAGCTGATGGGCGAAGAGCCTAACGCGTTCGGGGCGTCGCAGACCGACGGCGCATTCAACATGATATTCTGCGAATCCAACGGTGCGCCCTATGATCCGTTCTCATACGTTGCAGCCATGCGCGTGGCCGGACATGCGGACTACCAGGCCCAGCGCGGGCTGCCGCAGAAAAAAGAACTGGATGCAGCCATTACAAAAGCCCTTGCCACAACGGACACCAAGGAACTTCAGAACCTGTTCACCAGCATTCTGACCATGCTGCATGAAGAAGCCGTTTACGTTCCCGTAAGCCGTACTATTGACAAGGCACTGTTCAAAAAGAAAAACATCAAGGATTTCGCCTTCAGCCCTGTCTCCTACGAACTGCCTCTGGCGCGGATTTCAAGGCCATAG
- a CDS encoding IS4 family transposase — MPHKEILDLSHHTTLFSQLLSLIPGHVFEKLERKHKTGRSSRQFGFKEQFTVMAFIQLAARRSLRDGLRALEAAKRRLYHLGLKSVARSTVADANNSRPVEFFKDLFAEMYGLCHLRAPRHKFRFKCKLYSMDATTISLCLSIFPWASFRRNKAGVKVNTVLDHDGYIPAFLDINNAKTHESRMAKSLSLPKGSIVTFDKGYICYSWFRMLTAKGIFFVTRLKSNAAYKLVDRRAVDRKTGVTSDHIIDVSSRGKTTRLRRIGYRDAKTGKRYEFLTNHFRLSAKTIADIYKERWQIEIFFREVKQNLHIKSFVGRSENAVHIQIYTALTVYLLLAYQKFLSKLGLSVQQLFELICLNLFGKDSLEELLNPRRRKTINTYSYSLLAMGA; from the coding sequence TTGCCACACAAGGAGATTTTGGACTTGAGCCATCATACTACACTCTTCTCTCAACTGCTATCCCTGATACCGGGACATGTTTTTGAAAAACTCGAACGCAAGCACAAAACTGGCCGCTCTTCACGCCAATTTGGATTCAAGGAGCAATTCACCGTCATGGCCTTTATCCAACTCGCTGCAAGGCGCTCTTTACGCGATGGGCTTCGCGCCTTGGAGGCGGCCAAGAGACGGCTGTATCACCTCGGCTTGAAATCAGTAGCGCGTTCCACGGTTGCCGATGCCAACAATTCAAGGCCTGTGGAATTTTTCAAAGACCTGTTCGCTGAAATGTATGGCCTGTGCCATCTTCGTGCGCCTCGTCACAAATTCCGCTTCAAGTGCAAGCTGTACAGCATGGACGCCACCACCATCAGCCTATGCCTGTCCATCTTTCCCTGGGCGTCGTTCCGGCGGAACAAGGCTGGCGTGAAAGTAAATACCGTGCTTGACCACGATGGCTACATTCCCGCTTTTCTCGATATCAACAATGCCAAAACCCACGAAAGCCGCATGGCCAAAAGTCTTTCATTGCCAAAGGGTTCCATCGTCACCTTCGATAAAGGCTATATCTGCTATTCCTGGTTTCGCATGTTGACCGCGAAGGGCATTTTCTTCGTAACCCGACTGAAGAGCAATGCTGCCTATAAGCTCGTTGATCGCCGCGCCGTAGACCGGAAAACCGGGGTCACGTCCGATCACATCATTGACGTGAGCAGCCGGGGAAAAACCACTCGTCTACGCAGAATCGGCTATCGCGATGCGAAAACCGGCAAACGGTACGAATTTTTGACCAACCATTTCCGCCTGTCCGCCAAGACAATTGCTGATATCTATAAAGAACGCTGGCAAATTGAAATATTCTTCCGCGAAGTCAAACAAAATCTGCATATTAAAAGCTTTGTCGGGCGCTCGGAGAATGCGGTGCACATCCAGATTTATACGGCCCTGACCGTGTATTTACTCCTGGCCTATCAGAAATTCCTGAGCAAGCTTGGGCTGTCGGTGCAACAACTCTTCGAGCTCATTTGCTTGAATCTGTTCGGCAAGGATTCTCTGGAAGAACTTCTGAATCCACGAAGACGAAAAACTATAAACACCTATAGTTATAGCCTGTTAGCTATGGGTGCTTAA